In Deltaproteobacteria bacterium, a single window of DNA contains:
- a CDS encoding 1,4-beta-xylanase: MSVGPWPIERIAEWYVRQPWIVGASYLPRTAVNWTELWQAESFDLPTIEQELDWAQAIGLNAIRTNLQYLVWRHDASGLRARIDRFLGAASRRGLRTMLCLFDDCAFSGREPYLGAQDEPIPGVHNSGAAASPGREVVRDRSRWPDLERYTRDVVAHFRDDARVLAWDLYNEPGNEAVFTRRVGPDPRGALAPRSVALAEACFGWARVERPEQPLSSGVWSRDWPTTEARLLELSDFVSFHNYFSLEPLARQVAQLRSLGRPLMCTEWLARSLGSVPETHLPYFAAERIGCFHWGLVNGRTQTHLPWPILDGPAAKSRWHHDLLHADGTPYDEKEIALFSHWCRTEARSSG, translated from the coding sequence CTGAGCGTGGGGCCGTGGCCGATCGAGCGAATCGCCGAGTGGTACGTGCGCCAGCCGTGGATCGTCGGAGCGAGCTATCTGCCGCGAACCGCGGTGAACTGGACGGAGCTCTGGCAGGCGGAGAGCTTCGACCTGCCGACGATCGAGCAGGAGCTCGACTGGGCGCAAGCGATCGGACTGAACGCGATTCGCACGAACCTGCAGTATCTGGTCTGGCGACACGACGCGTCCGGGCTGCGCGCGCGAATCGACCGCTTCCTGGGCGCGGCGTCGCGGCGCGGCCTGCGCACCATGCTGTGTCTCTTCGACGACTGCGCGTTCTCGGGGCGGGAGCCGTACCTGGGCGCGCAGGACGAGCCGATTCCCGGCGTCCACAACAGCGGCGCGGCGGCGAGCCCGGGGCGCGAGGTCGTGCGCGATCGCTCGCGCTGGCCGGACCTCGAGCGCTACACGCGCGACGTCGTCGCGCACTTTCGCGACGACGCGCGCGTGCTGGCGTGGGATCTGTACAACGAGCCCGGAAACGAGGCGGTCTTCACGCGCAGGGTCGGGCCGGATCCGCGCGGCGCGCTCGCGCCGCGAAGCGTCGCGCTCGCCGAGGCGTGCTTCGGCTGGGCCCGCGTCGAGCGGCCCGAGCAGCCGCTCAGCAGCGGCGTGTGGAGCCGGGACTGGCCCACGACCGAGGCGCGGCTGCTCGAGCTCTCCGACTTCGTGAGCTTCCACAACTATTTCTCGCTCGAGCCGCTCGCCCGCCAGGTGGCGCAGCTTCGCAGTCTCGGGCGGCCGCTGATGTGCACCGAGTGGCTGGCGCGAAGTCTGGGGTCAGTGCCCGAGACACACCTGCCGTATTTCGCGGCGGAGCGGATCGGCTGCTTCCACTGGGGCCTCGTGAACGGCCGCACGCAGACGCATCTGCCCTGGCCGATCCTCGACGGACCGGCTGCGAAGTCGCGCTGGCACCACGATCTGCTCCACGCGG
- a CDS encoding glutathione S-transferase family protein, with product MWWPSTTGSATSRTTSSAWASASNPTSRENHENLEGTLITLYDNPFSPFARKVRMALQQKGVEYESVDALAVGEHERLLRVNPRAEVPVLVDGETVVVNSSEIAAYLEDRFPTPPLLPASPALRAKARTWQRIADTELDSIIHDVSLWAWPTHRRADAPPSGLLDAGRSDLTSILARLESALGDAGFVCGALSIADLALFPHVSSLRLLGVALDPFPKTLRWNREMRALPVVRADLEHLKQSLAEKFGSGASPYEAEKVVWRGDRIEWLLARGFADWFRAELASGRAIIPGSSGKEG from the coding sequence ATGTGGTGGCCTTCTACGACCGGCTCGGCTACGTCGAGGACGACGTCGTCAGCATGGGCAAGCGCCTCGAATCCGACGAGCCGTGAGAACCACGAGAATCTGGAGGGCACGTTGATCACGCTCTACGACAACCCGTTCAGCCCGTTCGCGCGGAAGGTGCGGATGGCGCTTCAGCAGAAGGGCGTCGAGTACGAGTCGGTCGACGCGCTGGCGGTGGGCGAACACGAGCGGCTGCTGCGCGTGAACCCGCGCGCCGAGGTTCCCGTGCTCGTCGACGGCGAGACGGTGGTGGTGAACTCGTCCGAGATCGCGGCGTACCTGGAGGATCGCTTTCCGACTCCGCCGCTCCTGCCGGCGTCGCCCGCGCTGCGCGCGAAGGCGCGGACCTGGCAGCGGATCGCCGACACCGAGCTCGACTCGATCATCCACGACGTCTCGCTCTGGGCCTGGCCGACGCACCGGCGCGCCGACGCTCCGCCGTCCGGACTTCTCGACGCGGGGCGCAGCGATCTCACGTCGATCCTGGCGCGGCTCGAGAGCGCGCTCGGCGACGCGGGCTTCGTGTGCGGCGCGCTCTCGATCGCGGACCTGGCGCTGTTCCCGCACGTCTCGTCGCTGCGGCTGCTCGGCGTCGCGCTGGACCCGTTTCCGAAGACTCTGCGCTGGAACCGAGAGATGCGGGCGCTTCCCGTCGTGCGCGCGGATCTCGAGCACCTGAAGCAAAGCCTGGCGGAGAAGTTCGGTTCCGGCGCGTCGCCGTACGAGGCCGAGAAGGTGGTCTGGCGCGGCGACCGGATCGAATGGCTGCTGGCGCGCGGATTCGCCGACTGGTTCCGCGCGGAGCTCGCGTCGGGCCGGGCGATCATCCCCGGCTCCAGCGGAAAGGAAGGCTGA
- a CDS encoding GNAT family acetyltransferase, which yields MEIRRFAETDSDAVIALWQRCGLLRPWNDPRKDIARKLRVQPELFLVGVVDGRVVASVMAGYEGHRGWINYLAVDPGLRRGGLGRAMMAAAEKGLAELGCPKVNLQIRRGNEDVVAFYDRLGYVEDDVVSMGKRLESDEP from the coding sequence TTGGAGATCCGCCGCTTCGCCGAGACCGACTCCGATGCGGTGATCGCGCTCTGGCAGCGCTGCGGCCTGCTGCGTCCCTGGAACGATCCGCGCAAGGACATTGCGCGAAAGCTCCGCGTGCAGCCGGAGCTGTTCCTGGTCGGCGTCGTCGACGGTCGCGTCGTCGCGAGCGTGATGGCCGGCTACGAGGGCCACCGCGGCTGGATCAACTATCTCGCGGTCGACCCCGGGCTCCGACGCGGCGGGCTGGGCCGGGCGATGATGGCTGCGGCCGAGAAGGGCCTCGCCGAGCTCGGCTGCCCGAAGGTGAACCTGCAGATCCGGCGCGGCAACGAGGATGTGGTGGCCTTCTACGACCGGCTCGGCTACGTCGAGGACGACGTCGTCAGCATGGGCAAGCGCCTCGAATCCGACGAGCCGTGA
- a CDS encoding nitroreductase family deazaflavin-dependent oxidoreductase, whose product MASEPAKSPAGRGAPPPRWILKTVTRLHVLLHRSSGGRLFNTLSGDDVCFVTMKGAKSGRILTIPLMYVPHRDGVLLVASQGGAPKNPVWYGNLVKHPEIEVSHRGRRMKLRARLARPDEKPALWPICDAHYAPYAEYRARTEREIPIFVCEPAA is encoded by the coding sequence ATGGCGAGCGAGCCCGCGAAGTCTCCAGCCGGGCGCGGCGCGCCGCCGCCGCGCTGGATCCTGAAGACCGTGACGCGCCTGCACGTGCTCCTGCACCGATCGAGCGGCGGCCGTCTGTTCAACACGCTCTCGGGCGACGACGTCTGCTTCGTCACCATGAAGGGCGCGAAGAGCGGGCGCATCCTCACCATCCCGCTCATGTACGTGCCGCATCGCGACGGCGTGCTTCTGGTCGCGTCGCAGGGCGGCGCGCCGAAGAACCCGGTCTGGTACGGGAATCTGGTGAAGCACCCCGAGATCGAAGTGAGTCATCGCGGCCGGCGCATGAAGCTCCGCGCGCGCCTGGCGCGGCCCGATGAGAAGCCCGCGCTCTGGCCGATCTGCGACGCGCACTACGCGCCGTACGCCGAGTACCGCGCGCGCACCGAGCGCGAGATCCCGATCTTCGTCTGCGAACCGGCGGCCTGA
- a CDS encoding thiamine pyrophosphate-binding protein yields the protein MVRMRPLFAPFMVTKQTSSPESVLNRRPPLDRCRSTCRRVTVFRIQRGGGAPRPAGDFAGSLAMVSSSFRHVRARAAPFQAGMLVCRLRAAREGGIDVANAMGGALLARCLANEGVRFVFGLPCPELDPLLAALEPNGIRFVPVRHEAAGVHMAEGVYKTRGEVSAVLGNPGPGSANLLPGVITARHEGVPVLVVTAQHRLGIVYPSPPSTFQGQDQLDVFRPNVKWGAPVLERGRLPEIVSMAFREMWSGRPGPVHLEVPMPVVYAQGDDAKTPLLAPERTRAPLPQPSQAQLEQAAQLLADAERPLIFAGAGVDRAGANAELLALIERLGCPVMTSMAGRSVLPRDHALHVFGFGAGADPIRREADVVLVVGSRLGNLDLPYDRYWGDPARQMLIQVDVDPRHIGVTRPIALGIVADARATLAGLGEALRGRGLRARDLAAQAARLDAASRWWREQTASIDAWAGAGIHPARAMQAIGRVFGGDAVYTADGGNTSLWAHWCLPSTKPRSYHNILELGMLGTGIPSAIGAKLADPSREVVCVTGDGAAGFNFMEMQSAARERLKLTVVVMAEGSWTMEEPNERMLFGRTFGTEMGEVRWDRVAEGLGCEGLYVKSTDELEPALAHARSASGPCVVCVRSDRDANLATPPELLRRFVEVYQGPIG from the coding sequence ATGGTGAGGATGCGCCCGCTCTTCGCGCCCTTCATGGTGACGAAGCAGACGTCGTCGCCCGAGAGCGTGTTGAACAGACGGCCGCCGCTCGATCGGTGCAGGAGCACGTGCAGGCGCGTCACGGTCTTCAGGATCCAGCGCGGCGGCGGCGCGCCGCGCCCGGCTGGAGACTTCGCGGGCTCGCTCGCCATGGTTTCCTCCTCGTTCCGGCATGTTCGCGCGCGAGCCGCGCCTTTCCAAGCCGGAATGTTAGTTTGCCGCTTGCGCGCGGCGCGCGAGGGAGGAATCGACGTGGCGAACGCGATGGGTGGCGCTCTTCTGGCGCGGTGTCTGGCGAACGAGGGCGTGCGCTTCGTGTTCGGGCTGCCCTGCCCCGAGCTCGACCCGCTGCTCGCGGCGCTCGAGCCGAACGGAATCCGCTTCGTGCCGGTCCGCCACGAGGCCGCGGGCGTGCACATGGCCGAGGGCGTGTACAAGACCCGCGGCGAGGTCTCGGCCGTGCTCGGCAATCCGGGACCCGGCTCGGCGAACCTTCTGCCGGGCGTGATCACCGCGCGGCACGAGGGCGTCCCGGTGCTGGTGGTCACCGCGCAGCACCGGCTCGGCATCGTCTATCCGTCGCCGCCGTCGACGTTCCAGGGCCAGGACCAGCTCGACGTGTTCCGGCCCAACGTGAAGTGGGGCGCGCCGGTGCTGGAGCGCGGGCGGCTGCCCGAGATCGTGAGCATGGCGTTTCGCGAGATGTGGTCGGGGCGACCGGGCCCCGTGCACCTCGAAGTGCCGATGCCCGTCGTCTACGCGCAGGGCGACGACGCGAAGACGCCCCTGCTCGCGCCCGAACGAACGCGCGCGCCACTGCCGCAGCCGTCGCAGGCGCAGCTCGAGCAGGCCGCGCAGCTTCTGGCCGACGCCGAGCGACCGCTGATCTTCGCGGGCGCGGGCGTCGATCGCGCGGGCGCGAACGCGGAGCTTCTGGCGCTGATCGAGCGGCTCGGCTGTCCGGTCATGACCAGCATGGCCGGCCGCTCGGTGCTGCCGCGCGACCACGCGCTGCACGTGTTCGGCTTCGGCGCGGGCGCCGATCCGATCCGGCGCGAAGCGGACGTGGTGCTCGTGGTCGGATCGCGGCTCGGAAATCTCGATCTGCCCTACGACCGTTACTGGGGCGACCCGGCGCGACAGATGCTGATCCAGGTCGACGTCGACCCGCGACACATCGGTGTGACGCGGCCGATCGCGCTCGGCATCGTCGCCGACGCGCGCGCGACGCTGGCCGGCCTCGGCGAGGCGCTGCGCGGGCGCGGCTTGCGCGCGCGAGATCTCGCGGCGCAAGCCGCGCGGCTCGACGCCGCTTCGCGCTGGTGGCGCGAGCAGACCGCTTCGATCGACGCCTGGGCCGGCGCGGGGATCCATCCCGCGCGCGCGATGCAGGCGATCGGCCGGGTGTTCGGAGGCGACGCGGTCTACACCGCGGACGGCGGCAACACGTCGCTCTGGGCGCACTGGTGCCTGCCGTCCACGAAGCCGCGCTCGTATCACAACATCCTGGAGCTCGGAATGCTGGGCACGGGAATCCCCTCCGCGATCGGCGCGAAGCTCGCCGATCCCTCGCGCGAGGTGGTCTGCGTGACCGGCGACGGCGCCGCAGGCTTCAACTTCATGGAGATGCAGTCGGCGGCGCGCGAGCGACTGAAGCTCACCGTGGTGGTGATGGCCGAGGGCTCGTGGACGATGGAGGAGCCGAACGAGCGCATGCTCTTCGGGCGCACCTTCGGCACCGAGATGGGCGAGGTGCGCTGGGACCGCGTCGCCGAGGGGCTCGGCTGCGAGGGCCTCTACG